The DNA region GTGGCCGCGGCCGGCGTCGCCTCGGCGACCGGCTCCGTGGCCTCGCTAGCGGCGACTTCGAGCACCGGCTGCGGAATCGTCGGCCGAACGTCCTGGCCGGTCATCTCCTCGATGGTGTCGTAGACGTACTTGCCGTCGATCGACTCCTGGTCGAGGAGAGCGAGGGAGAGGCGCTCCAAGACGTCCCGGTACTTAGTCAGGATCTCGTGGGCCTTCTGGTAGCCGGTGTCGACGATGGTCGCGACCTCGCGGTCGATTCGCACCGCCGTGTCCTGGCTGTAGTCGGCCTGCTGGGCGACCTCGCGGCCGATGAAGACGGGCTCTTCCTTGCTGCCGAAGGCGAGCGGCCCGAGAGACGACATGCCCCACTCGCAGACCATCCGGCGGGCCATGTCGGTGGCGCGCTCGATGTCGTTGCCGGCACCGGTGGTGATGTCGTCCTGGGTGAGCTCTTCGGCCACTCGGCCGCCCATCAGGATGGCGATCTGGGTCTCGACGTAGGTCTTCTTGTAGGTGTACTTGTCTTCCGTCGGCAACTGCATGGTGAGGCCGAGGGCCCGGCCGCGCGGAATGATCGTCACCTTGTGCAGCGGGTCCGCCTCCTGGGTGAAGGCCGCCACCAGGGCGTGGCCCGCCTCGTGGTAGGCGGTGACCCGCTTCTCGTCGTCGGTGAGCATCAGGGTCTTGCGCTCGACGCCCATCAACACCTTGTCCTTGGCGAACTCGAAGTCCTCCATCTCGACCGCCTTCTTGCCACGGCGGGCGGCGATCAGGGCCGACTCGTTGACCAGGTTGGCGAGATCGGCGCCGGCGAAGCCAGGGGTGCCGCGGGCGATCACCGCCAGATCGATGTCGTCCGACAGCGGGATGTTGCGGGTGTGGACCTTGAGGATGCCGAGGCGGCCGTTGATGTCCGGCCGGTCGACCACCACGCGGCGATCGAAGCGGCCCGGGCGCAGCAAGGCCGGGTCGAGGACGTCCGGTCGGTTGGTGGCGGCGATCAGGATGACGCCCTCGTTGGACTCGAAGCCGTCCATCTCCACCAGCAACTGGTT from Acidobacteriota bacterium includes:
- the ftsH gene encoding ATP-dependent zinc metalloprotease FtsH, yielding MNQTLRTLFLWMAILLVVMMLWNLLNFGAAKPHELTFSEFQSEIEQGNVKSVLIKDKERIEGKFRGGNRYQEDDPFTLDLPFESDSGFTTELREKGIEIDSKKTAQNPLYTFFIAWGPVLLLIGLWIFFMRQMQSGGNKALSFGKSRAKPLSVSGKKVTFKDVAGVEEAKEELSEIVEFLKEPQKFQKLGGRIPKGVLLMGPPGTGKTLLARAIAGEASVPFFSISGSDFVEMFVGVGASRVRDLFEQGKKNAPCIIFIDEIDAVGRHRGAGLGGGHDEREQTLNQLLVEMDGFESNEGVILIAATNRPDVLDPALLRPGRFDRRVVVDRPDINGRLGILKVHTRNIPLSDDIDLAVIARGTPGFAGADLANLVNESALIAARRGKKAVEMEDFEFAKDKVLMGVERKTLMLTDDEKRVTAYHEAGHALVAAFTQEADPLHKVTIIPRGRALGLTMQLPTEDKYTYKKTYVETQIAILMGGRVAEELTQDDITTGAGNDIERATDMARRMVCEWGMSSLGPLAFGSKEEPVFIGREVAQQADYSQDTAVRIDREVATIVDTGYQKAHEILTKYRDVLERLSLALLDQESIDGKYVYDTIEEMTGQDVRPTIPQPVLEVAASEATEPVAEATPAAATEAASPGDGDVGEPTEEAVEPAGSPSEG